In Candidatus Hydrogenedens sp., a genomic segment contains:
- a CDS encoding type IV pilus twitching motility protein PilT, whose protein sequence is MSTSPIRNEFIKLLQRAVQKDASDIHLKTGSPPYFRINGELASVGEDAIYPETMSQILNIMMTDEQLRVFSQRGELDFAFSEKGVGRFRVNVFRQRGTISCVMRRIKTRIQSFEELCLPPQVVRFAELQRGLILIAGTTGSGKSTTLAAITEYINQNRACHIITIEDPIEFVHVDKKSVINQREISIDTHDFNSALKTVMRQDPDVIIIGEMRDHETFMAAVSAAETGHLVFSTLHTTNIMQTIDRIIDFFPSNQHDQVRSQLSMNLKAIMCMRLIPRADGRGRVPACEILFNTPIVRKLIKENRISQLDTAIQQGREEGMQTFNDSLFQLVRNSLITLDMALDMSDNPEELQMMLQGIRLSNKRGGILK, encoded by the coding sequence ATGAGTACATCACCAATTCGAAATGAATTTATTAAATTGCTTCAACGTGCAGTTCAAAAGGATGCTTCGGATATTCATTTGAAGACAGGGAGTCCCCCTTATTTCCGCATTAATGGTGAGTTGGCAAGTGTAGGCGAAGATGCTATTTATCCAGAGACCATGTCACAGATTTTGAATATTATGATGACAGATGAACAGTTACGTGTCTTTTCTCAGCGGGGTGAATTGGATTTTGCTTTTTCTGAAAAAGGTGTGGGTCGTTTCCGAGTTAATGTATTTCGTCAACGCGGTACTATTTCTTGTGTGATGCGGAGGATTAAGACGCGCATACAGAGTTTTGAGGAGTTATGTTTACCTCCGCAGGTAGTTCGATTTGCAGAGTTACAGAGGGGATTAATTCTTATTGCAGGCACCACAGGCAGTGGTAAATCGACCACACTTGCTGCAATAACGGAATATATTAACCAGAATCGTGCATGTCACATCATCACGATTGAGGACCCAATTGAGTTTGTTCATGTAGACAAGAAATCTGTGATAAACCAGAGAGAAATCTCTATAGATACTCATGATTTCAATAGTGCATTGAAAACGGTAATGCGACAGGATCCGGATGTTATCATTATTGGTGAGATGCGAGACCATGAGACATTTATGGCGGCGGTGAGTGCTGCGGAGACGGGGCATCTCGTTTTTAGTACTCTGCACACAACGAATATAATGCAAACGATAGACCGCATTATTGACTTTTTCCCGAGCAATCAACATGACCAGGTTCGTTCTCAATTGTCTATGAACCTGAAGGCAATTATGTGTATGCGGCTTATTCCGCGAGCGGATGGTCGTGGTAGAGTTCCTGCGTGCGAGATTTTATTTAATACGCCTATTGTTCGCAAACTGATTAAAGAGAATCGGATAAGTCAATTGGATACTGCCATACAACAAGGTAGAGAAGAGGGGATGCAAACGTTTAATGACAGTTTGTTTCAGTTAGTTCGGAATTCGTTAATCACCTTGGATATGGCTTTGGATATGTCAGATAATCCTGAAGAATTGCAAATGATGTTGCAAGGGATTCGGTTAAGTAATAAGCGTGGGGGTATTCTCAAATAA
- a CDS encoding response regulator, which yields MKKRESNLYIKTKLYLLLFTPAVISAILYMFIITIYDYRTHENNVEQQIVQNSRILRDLTLLYLSENKYAFLKETLKTFLAKEKNTCILLNFDDENLNAEFKEFQLEPTEMAKFPEEGFYYQAQRIWYITSLKPLINGSIFIGTSTKVIYTAVIEKLLVIITLSIISSCIIFFVLRNIGATLVNQIEKITNVISTVLRTRDFSKRVQLDTYDEVGILSSHIDLLLGEVQKQFEALSSLQKSLQEQILIQQQNFENEKLLRQKIEKSLKREESRFEALIQNVNSIILRMQPDGIITFINRFGEKFFMYDHGELLGKNVVGTIVPLTDSNQHNLRDMILDIGKNPQKYIKNENENMKKNGERVWISWSNKAIYDDNGNIIEILCVGNDLTEHRHMEQEILKTKEQLEQKNRELMATIEQANRLAMKAEIASQTKTLFLAHMSHEIRTPLNGIIGILHLLKETDTNEQNQNLIQMALHNSEALLSLLNDLLDFSQIEAGSVSLRKEPFSPREIVEDIIQMFWQRAHKKQLEIGCLISKDLPDHIIGDGSKVRQILINLVGNAIKFTEQGEVCIELKVIESTNNSALIRFEVSDTGIGIPETEQDKIFLAFEQGSLKEEKKYEGTGLGLTISKQLVELMKGKMGLNKNIHGGTTFWFEIRFPLAPPEEAEHAKPTQKYLWLIAKNKHLIHSIEECVLSWEMILNVWDSVEDCLSHYTSQTNKNLFTSANTVILFDLELFEDNRYKISDLIKQKIPFIVLYPSDICPLDEANTIFKDFIQIPYPIKRKELLEALNTIAKSEKLKIGEGEQEKTSQNKVKVLVAEDNPINQKVILEFLSRRGYQVDIVDNGNDALKKHDTNHYDLILMDVEMPGMNGLEVTKKIREQEKMSGKHIPIIALTAYAFEEYKSRCLEAGMDGYLIKPLSPESLVETVKKFTSLPKNNMVDNIAVAPTASPEADLIFDEKTVLQRIDNDIELLMSVVKIFLQTHPTYISKAKVAIDNEDYINFHKTIHTLKGALGNIGAVKAEKIAKILEQKSYGQDKGDWNTLSVLFKELILAIEELKNILVKKFPETV from the coding sequence ATGAAAAAGAGAGAGAGTAATCTTTACATAAAAACAAAATTATATCTCCTTCTCTTTACACCTGCTGTTATATCTGCCATCCTATACATGTTTATTATAACTATCTATGACTACCGCACACATGAGAATAATGTAGAACAACAAATTGTTCAAAACTCAAGAATTTTGAGAGATTTAACACTATTATATCTTTCTGAAAACAAATACGCTTTCCTAAAAGAAACCTTAAAAACCTTCTTAGCCAAAGAGAAAAATACGTGTATCCTTTTAAACTTTGACGATGAAAACCTCAACGCTGAATTTAAAGAATTTCAACTGGAACCAACCGAGATGGCTAAATTTCCAGAAGAAGGTTTTTATTATCAAGCACAACGAATTTGGTACATCACATCTTTAAAACCTCTCATTAATGGCTCTATTTTTATAGGGACATCGACAAAAGTTATATACACCGCTGTTATAGAAAAACTACTCGTTATTATAACCCTATCTATAATTTCGTCGTGCATTATCTTCTTTGTTTTGCGAAACATAGGCGCCACACTCGTCAATCAAATAGAAAAAATTACAAATGTTATTAGCACGGTATTACGAACGAGAGATTTCTCCAAAAGAGTGCAATTAGATACCTATGACGAAGTCGGTATTTTATCCTCTCATATTGATTTATTGTTAGGAGAAGTCCAAAAACAATTTGAAGCATTGAGCTCATTACAGAAAAGCTTACAAGAACAAATATTAATACAACAACAGAATTTTGAAAATGAAAAACTATTACGGCAAAAGATTGAAAAATCGCTAAAAAGAGAAGAGAGCCGATTTGAAGCATTAATTCAAAATGTAAATAGCATTATTTTAAGAATGCAACCAGATGGCATCATTACCTTCATCAATCGTTTCGGTGAAAAATTCTTTATGTATGACCACGGAGAACTTCTGGGAAAAAATGTCGTCGGTACTATCGTCCCCCTTACAGATTCCAATCAACACAATTTAAGGGACATGATTCTGGATATTGGTAAGAACCCCCAAAAATATATTAAAAATGAAAACGAAAACATGAAGAAAAATGGCGAGCGGGTCTGGATATCGTGGTCGAATAAAGCCATATATGACGACAATGGGAACATTATAGAAATCTTATGTGTCGGAAATGACCTGACCGAACATCGCCATATGGAACAGGAGATATTAAAAACAAAGGAACAGTTAGAACAGAAAAATAGAGAACTAATGGCTACCATTGAACAAGCCAACCGCTTAGCTATGAAAGCAGAAATTGCAAGTCAAACTAAAACCCTCTTCCTCGCACACATGAGTCATGAAATTAGAACACCACTAAATGGAATCATCGGTATTCTCCATCTATTAAAAGAAACCGACACAAATGAACAAAATCAAAACCTCATTCAAATGGCTCTTCACAACTCGGAAGCTCTGCTTTCATTACTTAATGATTTACTTGATTTTTCACAAATAGAAGCAGGCTCTGTATCTCTACGTAAAGAGCCATTCTCACCAAGAGAAATCGTCGAAGATATCATACAAATGTTTTGGCAACGAGCTCATAAGAAGCAGTTGGAAATTGGGTGTCTCATCTCCAAAGATTTGCCCGACCACATTATTGGCGATGGGAGTAAAGTGCGACAAATTCTGATTAACCTCGTCGGAAATGCAATTAAATTTACAGAGCAAGGAGAAGTTTGTATAGAACTAAAAGTAATTGAATCAACTAATAACTCTGCTCTAATTAGGTTCGAAGTCTCAGATACAGGTATAGGAATTCCTGAAACAGAACAGGATAAAATATTTCTTGCTTTCGAACAAGGCTCATTAAAAGAGGAGAAAAAATACGAGGGAACAGGGTTAGGATTGACAATAAGCAAACAATTGGTCGAACTTATGAAAGGTAAAATGGGGCTAAATAAGAACATTCACGGGGGAACAACCTTCTGGTTTGAAATCCGTTTTCCATTAGCACCTCCAGAAGAAGCAGAGCATGCAAAACCTACTCAAAAATATCTGTGGTTAATAGCAAAAAATAAACATCTCATTCATTCCATCGAGGAATGTGTTCTCTCATGGGAAATGATACTTAATGTTTGGGATTCCGTAGAAGATTGCTTATCTCATTACACATCTCAAACTAATAAGAATCTCTTCACAAGTGCCAACACAGTAATTTTATTTGACTTGGAATTATTTGAAGATAATCGATATAAAATCTCAGATTTGATAAAACAAAAAATACCTTTCATCGTTTTATATCCATCGGATATATGTCCCCTTGACGAAGCAAATACTATATTTAAGGACTTTATTCAGATACCATACCCCATCAAAAGAAAAGAGTTACTTGAAGCACTCAATACAATTGCAAAATCAGAGAAGCTAAAAATCGGTGAGGGTGAACAAGAAAAAACATCACAGAACAAAGTGAAAGTACTCGTCGCAGAAGATAACCCCATCAACCAAAAGGTTATTCTTGAATTTCTTTCTCGAAGGGGATATCAAGTCGATATTGTTGATAATGGAAATGATGCTCTTAAAAAACACGATACAAACCATTACGATTTGATTCTTATGGATGTAGAGATGCCAGGGATGAATGGTTTAGAAGTTACAAAGAAAATAAGAGAACAAGAAAAAATGTCGGGGAAACATATTCCCATTATCGCATTAACCGCTTACGCATTCGAAGAGTATAAAAGCCGATGTCTTGAAGCTGGCATGGATGGATATCTAATAAAACCCCTTTCTCCAGAATCGCTTGTCGAAACTGTAAAAAAATTTACAAGCCTCCCAAAAAACAATATGGTTGACAATATTGCTGTTGCTCCAACAGCCTCCCCAGAGGCTGACTTGATTTTTGATGAGAAAACAGTATTACAACGGATAGACAATGATATCGAACTCCTTATGTCTGTAGTTAAAATATTCCTACAAACACATCCAACATATATATCCAAAGCTAAAGTGGCTATAGATAACGAAGACTACATAAATTTCCACAAAACAATTCATACCTTGAAAGGTGCTCTGGGAAATATCGGCGCTGTTAAAGCAGAAAAGATAGCAAAAATTCTTGAACAAAAATCGTATGGACAGGATAAAGGCGACTGGAATACGCTCTCTGTATTATTTAAAGAATTAATTCTTGCAATAGAAGAATTAAAAAATATTTTGGTAAAAAAATTCCCCGAGACGGTTTAA